Within the Streptomyces sp. R41 genome, the region GCCCAGGTCCCCGGGATGAATTGCGCTATCCCCTCCGCTTTCGCCGGACTCTTGGCATTCGGGTTGAATCCGCTCTCCTGATACAGCTGGGCGGCCAGCAGCGCGGGGTTGATGGCGCTGCACAGATTTCCCCACTTCTGTACGAGCGTCTGGTACGCGGCGGGTACGGCCCCTTTGGCGAGCGCGACCGCGCCTCCGCCCATGCCGCCTGCGAGGTTCCCGGCGACCATGTAGACGCCCACGACGAGCAGCATCACGAAGCTGATCCCCGCCCCGACGGCAGCGGTCGCTACGATCCATGCCTTACGCACCGTCAACCGCCCCTCGCCGCCCAGGAGTCCGCCGACCGCCAGTCTAGAGGCGGGCCCCGCGCCGCGGGACGATCACGCACAAGGAGAAACCGCACGTGGCGACCCCGTCCCCGCACTCGAATCCGCCCCAGGGCAACCCCTTTGCCCCGCAAGGCGGTTACGCGCCAAACGGGGCGCCGGCGTATGGCCAGAACCCCTACGCGCAGAACACCGCGGCACCGGCCCAGAACCCGCCGTACGCCCAGACAGCCCCCGCGTACGGCCAGAACCCGTACGCCCCGGCAGACGGACACGCCCCCGCGGGCGGCTACGCCTACTCTGCCGCCCCACCACCCCTCACGCCCGCCTGCCGCATATGCGCCGCGCAGCCGGCGGGGGACATGACCATCCGTCAGCACACGGGTCTGCTGGTCGCGATGCGGTTCTCCAAGATGGAGGGCCCGTTCTGCCGCTCCTGCGCGACGGCGATCCACCGGGAGATGACGACGAAGACCCTGGCGGGCGGCTGGTGGAGCCCGGTGTCGCTGCTCCTGTTCACCCCCCTCACGCTCCTGTGGAACCTCTACGTACGCACGAAGATCAGCAAGCTCCCGCGCCCGACGATGCCGTCCCCGACCGGGGTGGTCATGGACCAGGGCAAGCCGGTCCTCCAGCGCCCGCTGGCCTACGTGGTCCTGCTTCTGCCGCTGCTCTGGCTCGCCGTGTACATCTCCAACGAGGTCACGAGCCGGTCATGACGGCCTGGCGATAGAGCGCCGCGACCTCGTTCCCGAAGACGACGCTGTACGAGACGTCGTCGGTGTCGCCGCCCTGTTGGTGGCCGCCGATGACACCGACGACCTCCCCGTCGCCGTTCACCCAGGGACTGCCGCTCGTCCCTCCGGCGAAATCGGGGCACACGATGCGCTGCTGCGTACGGCTGTGGGTGGTGGGCTTGTTGGTGCAGGTGATGGGCGTGTCGAGGCTGCTGGGGTACCCGGTGACGGTGACAGCGGTCGACCCGGTGGCGCGCCCGGCCGCGAACACGTTCCCACCCCCGACAGCGTCTTCGACGTTCTTCCCGTCCTTCTCGGCGAGAACGGCGAAGGCGACGTCGGTGTCCTCGTCCTGCTCGCTCGTCCACCCCTCGGGGACGACGGTCCCCGCGACCTCCCAGTACCCGTACGGCGCCTGGCCGTCCCGGTACCCGGGCGCGAAGCGCATGGTCCCTCCCCCGTCCACGCAGTGCGCGGCGGTCACGATCAGATCCCGGCCGGCACTGTGCACGACGGACGCGGTACAGAAGTGCCCGCCGCTCCCGTGGAACAGCGCGCCCACGCGCACGCTCTGCGCGGTCACGGCGGCATGCACGGTCACCCCGAGCGGCCCGGGACCGGCGTCCGCGGCCGCCACGGAGGAGGACGTCACGGCCGCCACCAGCACGACCGCACCTAGCAAGGCGTGCCGGCGGGTGCCGGGGGGACGGGTGGTGCGCTTCATCGCCCCTCACCTTGCCGCAGGCACGTGAGAAAAACACCGAGAGCACACTAAAAGTCTCCTGTGAACCGCCCCCGCCGCGTCAGCGCCCGTACACCGGGAATCCGTCCGTCGCGACGCCGAACCCGAGCGGATCCGGGAGCGGCACGGGCTCTCCGTACTTGCCGGGCAGCACGTCACTTGCCGGGCAGCACGTCCTGATAGGCGCCGTTGTCGATCAACGGGCTTCACTCCAAGTCACCCCACTGACACTCCGCCCAAAGCAGCTTCCCGCCCTTCGACGCCCCCAGCTCCCGCAGCACGGACACACCCCAGGCATCCGCACAGGCACGCACGAGATGCAGGCCGCGGCCGTGCTCGGCGTCTTCGGGCGGTACGCCGACGGGGGCGCCCTTCTCGAAACCGGGCGGGACCCTCGGGTCGGCGTCCCACACCCCGACCATGAGCCGATCGGGGTCCGAGGAGCGGATACGGAGGGCGTACGGGCCGTTGGTGTGGAGATGCGCGTTGGCGAGCAGCTCGGACGCCAACAGTTCGGCGGTGGAAGCGAGTTCGGTAAGGCCGTGGGCGGCCAGGACGGTGCGGAGGGTGGCCCGGGCGATGCCCGGGGCGCGGGGATCGTGCGGGAGTTGGAGGGTGTAGGACCAGGGCGGGGATACGGTTGCCATGAGAAGTCTCCGATCACGGAGGGGAGTTGGGTGGTGTCGTGTCGTTGCCTTGCACTGCGTTGCCCAGTGACCGCGGCCGCTCCGTCGAGCGGGGTGCTTCTGGGCGGGGCGCCTGCGCATTAAGGTAGCGGCGCCCGGTAAACCCATTCACCGGTTTCTGGGGATCTCGTTCACTACCACCCGTGTGGGTGACGAGTCATAGCAAGGAGGCAGGGGAACCCGTGAGGAGCAACCCGACGGGTCGGCAACTCCGGTTCGGCTCAGAGCTGCGCAAACTCCGGGAGCGCGCGGGCCTGAACGCAACCGAGGCCGGTCAACTCATGGGCATCAAGCAGACTCAGGTCAGCAACATGGAGGCCGGGCGCGTAGGCGTAAGCGCAGAGCGGGTGCGCACTCTGGCCTGCCACTACGACTGCTCCGACAAGGACCTCATCAAAGCTCTCAGCGACATGACCACCGAACGGTCGCGCGGCTGGTGGGAGGAGTACCGCGAGATCCTGCCCGGAGGTCTGATCGACCTGGCCGAGATGGAGCAGCACGCGACGCGGCTGAGCGCCGGGATCACGGCTCACATTCCCGGCCTTCTCCAGATCCACGATCACGCTCGCGAAGTCTTCCGCCAGGTCGTGCCGGAGCTCTCACCCCCCGACATCGAGCATCGGCTCTCGTTCCGGATCAAGCGCCAGGCCGTCCTCTTCAAGGACTCCCCCACCCCGTATCGCGCCGTCATCCACGAAGCCGCCCTGCGCATGCAGTTCGGCGGGCCTGCCGTCACCAGGAAGCAGCTGCAGCACATCCTCGACATGAGCGAGCGCGCACACGTCACCGTTCAGGTCATCCCGTTCGCCGTCGGCGCCTATCCCGGCTCGGGGCAGTCGATCCTGTACGCCCACGGACGCGTCCCGCAGCTCGACACGGTCCACCTCGACCAGTCCCACGGCTCCGCGCTCATCGACGCCGAAGCCCAGCTCGACAAGTACCGCGTCCTCCTCGAGCGCATGGAGGGCATCGCCCTCGGCCCCAGAGAGTCACGAGAGTTCATCCACACCATCGCCCAGGACCTGTGAAAGGACTCGAGATGCCCACCGCCACCTGGCAGAAGTCCTCGTACTGCGGCGAGGGCGAGGCCTGCGTACACGTCGCCGCCACTGCCTCCGCCCGAATACACCTCACCGAAAGCAGTGATCCCACCGAAGCGATACTCACGGCCACCCCCACCGCCTTCCGTTCCCTCCTCCGTACCCTCAAGAACAAGGAAGCGCACCGTGGCTGAAGTCCCCCCGAACCTCACCTGGGAACGCGCCGCCCCGCCCGAAGCCACCGGCCCCGGCCCCTGGATCGAACTCGCCTTCGGCGACAACGACCTCGTCTACATCCGCGAGACCAGCGACCCCGAGAACGTCGTCACCACCACCCAGAAGAAGTGGGACGCGTTCGTACTGGGCGTACAGGCGGGAGAGTTCGACCACTTCGTGGAGGGGCTGGAGAACGGGGGGTCCGCTGAACCTCGCCCATGAGGTGGCCGTCGGGACCGCCCGCTTCTTTGTCAGTGTCGTGCTTCCGCGACCCGAGTAAAGGGCGCTCCCTCCGGTCGCGTCGGCTGCGCCGTTTCCGCTGCGCTCCACCCTTGACTCGGCCCGCTCCAGCACGGGGGAGAAGCGAGCGGGCGGCCCAGGGGTAAGGGGTCCCCGGGTAGGCCTACGGCACCCGGGGGCGCGCGGTCACCCTCGGCCGGTGGAGCGCGGTCGCGCCTCGCCGGCACGCCGGGTGGGCTCAGCGACTGCGGATGCGGAGTAGTTGCGGTGCGCGGCGGCCCCGGCGGGGGCACGCCGGGGCCGGCTCAGCGACTGACGGTCCGATCGGTGGCTGGTAGCGGGCAGCTGATGGCCGGGGGCGGGATGCGGGCGAGCGGCGGCGTACGGGGTGGCCTTTTGGCAGATTTGGGCCAGGCGTGGGCCCGTTGAGCAGAAGGTGTCGCCGCCCCGCGGCCCAAATCTGCCAATCGTGCCCCCCGACAGGCGTGCGTTCCCTGTGAGTCGAGTCAAGTCACCGTCAGCTTCCGGCCATCGATGGGCCATTGAGCGGTAAGTCGATCACCCCGGTTCGGTAAGGCGGAAGTCAGGATTCCTGATCTCCCTTGTTGTCACGTACTCAACAAGGAGATGGTCTACGCGGGTCACACGGCCCCGCCGCCGGGGACACCGCACCGACGGCGCGCAGCACCCGCACTGCCCCTGTCAACCACTCTCAGGAGGCTGTACGTTGCGTACCGCACCCCCCACACCCAGCAGTAACAGATCTTCCACGCGGGCAAGTTGGCGGCGAATAGGCGCTTCGGCCTTCGCCACCGCCACCCTCGTGTTCGCCGGTCTCGGCACCGCCGTCCACGCGAGCGCCGCGCCTGCCGCCGCGACAAAGACGGCCAAGTCGGCCTCCTCCAAGGTCACTTGGGCCCGCTCCTGCGCCACCCCCAAGAAGAAGGGGGAGATGGCTTGCAACGCGCTGCGCGTCACCGGCGGCATCACCGCCTTCCAGAAGGCCAACGCCCACGCCGACGCGGTCACCCCCAAGGCCGCCGACGCCGGCAGCCCCTCCGGGTACGGGCCGAGCGACCTGCAGAGCGCCTACGGCCTGGCCGACGCCGCCTCCTCCAACGGCTCGGGCGAGACCATCGCGATCGTCGACGCGTACGACGACCCGAACGCCGAGTCCGACCTCGCGGCCTACCGCTCGTACTACGGCCTCTCGGACTGCACCACCGACAACGGCTGCTTCACCAAGGTCAGCCAGACCGGCTCGACGACCTCCCTCCCCACCGCCGACAGCGGCTGGGCCGGTGAGATCTCGCTCGACCTCGACATGGCCAGCGCCATCTGCCCGAACTGCAACATCACGCTGGTGGAGGCCAAGTCCTCCTCCATGGCCAACCTCGGCACGGCCGTGAACGAGGCGGTCAAGCTCGGCGCGAAGTACGTCTCCAACAGCTATGGCGGCTCGGAGTCCTCCTCCGACACGACGTACGACTCCTCCTACTTCAAGCACGCCGGCGTCGCCATCACCGTCAGCGCGGGCGACGAGGGCTACGGCGCCGAGTACCCGGCGGCCTCCCGCTACGTCACCTCTGTCGGCGGCACCGCCCTCTCCACCAGCTCCAACAGCCGCGGCTGGGCCGAGAAGGTGTGGAACACCAGCAGCACCGAAGGCACCGGCTCGGGCTGCTCCTCGTACGACGTGAAGCCCTCCTGGCAGACCGACACGGGCTGCTCGAAGCGCATGATCGCGGACGTCTCGGCCGTCGCCGACCCGGCGACCGGCGTCTCGGTCTACGACACGTACGGCGACGGCACCGGCTGGGCCACCTATGGCGGCACCAGCGCCTCGGCACCCATCATCGCGGGCGTCTACGCCCTCGCGGGCACCCCGGGCAGCAGCGACTACCCCGCGCAGTACCCGTACAACGCGGCCGGCACCTCCGCCCTCAACGACGTCACCAGCGGCAGCAACGGCTCCTGCACCACGAGCTACTTCTGCACCGCGAAGTCGGGCTACGACGGCCCGACCGGCTGGGGCACCCCGGCGGGGATCGACGCCTTCACCGGCTGACATCGGCCCGCGGGCGCATGACGGAAACCGCCGGTAAGTGAAGTAAGTGGGGATCCACCGGCGGTACCCGAAAAACGGGCCGCGGCAACCAGCCGCGGCCCGTTCCGCTGTCCAAGGCCGCGCTGACCTCCGGTGTCGCCGTCCCGACCTGCTGTTCAAATCCCTTGAGGCGACTGTGTGTTGAGTCAAGCCATCGTCAGCTTCCAGCCATCCTGCGGTCATGGAGCGGTCACGCGCACGCCTCGTTGAGTAAGGCGGAGGTCAGGATTCCAGCCATCTCTTGTTGTCACGTACTCAACAAGGGATGGTCATCCGCGGGCCGATCGGCCCACCGCCGGGGACTGCGTACCGGCGGCGCACCCGCACTGCCCCTGTCAAACACTCTCAGGAGGCTGTACGTTGCGTACCTCATCCCCCCAAAGACCTTCCATACGCGGCAGATGGCGCCGCGTGGGCGCGGCCGCCTTCGGCACCGCCGCCCTCGTCCTCGCGGCCTTCGGCAACGCCGGAGCGGCCGACGCCAAGGACAGCGGCGTCGCGAAGGTCACCCCCCACGTCAGCTGGACCCGGGCATGCGCCACGCCCACCAAGGCGGACGTCGCCGCCTGTGACGCCAAGCGCGTCACCAGCGGCGTCACCGAGTACATGGCCGAGAGGGCGTACGCCAAGGGCGTCACCCCCAAGGCCGCCGACGCGTCGACGCCCTCCGGCTTCGGACCGACCGACCTCCAGGCCGCCTACGGTCTGACCTCGGCCGCCGCCTCCAACGGCTCGGGCGAGACCATCGCCATCGTCGACGCGTACAACGACCCCAACGCCGAGGCGGACCTGGCGACCTACCGCTCGTACTACGGCCTGTCGGCCTGCACCACCGCCAACGGCTGCTTCAAGAAGGTCAGCCAGACCGGCTCGACGACCTCCCTGCCGCGCAGTGACACCGGCTGGTCCGAGGAGATCTCCCTCGACCTGGACATGGCCAGCGCCATCTGCCCGAACTGCAACATCCTGCTGGTCGAGGCCAAGTCCGCCACCATGGCCAACCTCGGCACCGCGGTGAACGAGGCCGTCACCCTGGGCGCGAAGTACGTCTCCAACAGCTACGGCGGCTCCGAGTCGTCCTCCGACACCTCCTACGACACCTCGTACTTCAAGCACGCCGGCGTCGCCATCACCGTCAGCGCGGGCGACTCGGGCTACGGCGCCGAGTACCCGGCGGCCTCGCAGTACGTCACCTCCGTCGGCGGCACCGCGCTGACCAAGGCCACCTCGACCACCCGCGGCTGGACCGAGACGGTCTGGAAGACCAGCAGCACCGAAGGCACCGGCTCCGGCTGCTCCGCGTACGACACCAAGCCGAGCTGGCAGACCGACGCGGGCTGCGCCAAGCGCACCATCTCCGATGTCTCGGCGGTCGCCGACCCGGCCACCGGCGTCGCGGTCTACGACTCGTACGGCATCACGGCGGGTTGGTACACCTTCGGCGGCACGAGCGCCTCGTCTCCGATCATCGCGGGCGTCTACGCCCTCGCCGGCACCCCGTCCGCCGGCTCCTACCCGGCGAAGTTCCCGTACACGGCGGCCGGCACCGCGGCCCTCAACGACGTGACCTCGGGCAACAACGGCACCTGCACCACCAGCTACCTCTGCACCGCCACGTCCGGCTACGACGGCCCGACCGGCTGGGGCACCCCGGAGGGGGTCGCGGCCTTCACCGGCTGACCTCCGGGAAGTGGGGGCCGCCGGGGGAGCGTGGGGATCCCCGGCAGCACCTGATGAACGGGCCGCGGCAACAGCCGCGGCCCGTTTTCGCTGCGCCGAGAGGCGGGGGATAGCCTTTGGACCACCGGGCCGGCGGTCGGCGTCCACATCCCGCAGACGCGGCGACCCGGAGAACATCGGCTCGACGGCCCGTCAGAAACGGGACGCGCGCCCGGCGTACGTACGAGGCGGGCGGGGCGTGCGCTTCGTAGAAGGGGTTAACGACGGAACCACACGACAGGTTCCGCTCCGACTTCATTGCCCGGCGTAACCTGCCGTGATACACAGAGTGACCATACGACCCCTCGCATACCGTCGCACGCCTCCCGCAAGGGTTCCGCGTACACCGGTGACAAGGGTTTCGTACGAAACCCGCCAATCAATGACGCCAAGTCGACATACGACAGCGTCATTGTCGGCGAGAATGGGCCCGACCTCTGCGCGCAGTGGCAGGGGGTGCAGAACTACCCACTAGGGGCGGTGACTTACATGCTATTCGCAGCCGATAAGGGCGACATCACCACGATCATCGGCGGGATCGCTCCGGACTGGGGTCCCTTCGGCAGCCTGGGCAACGAAGCGAAGGTGATGATCGAGGTCGTGATGGCGGTCGCCATCCTGCTCTGCCTCGGCATCGCGATCTGGGGTGCGGCCAAGCAGCGCATCGGCGCGACCGCCCTCCGCGACACCTTCAGTGCCGAACAGGGCAAGGGCCTCATCATCGCGGGCCTCACCGGAGTCTTCATCATCGGATCGCTCGGCACACTCTTCACCATCGTGTACGGCATGGCTGTCTAGGCCCGGCCACGCCTGGCGCACTGTCAGTCCCCGGCCGGGCGCGCCCGGATCCTCTCCCCTCCGACCCACCCGTCCGTCGTGCCCACCGGCTGAGGTTGCGTTTCCCTGATGTCGAGTCACCACACCGCGCCCGCGCGGGAACCAGCACGGCTACCGTCGTACTACTTGGTTCAGCGAGAGGTTGAGGGGGCGTACGCGACATGAGTCTCGGTGACGAACCCGGCTACGGCGACGCCCCGCGCGGCCAGGACGGGGGGTACGGCGGCTCCGGCCAGACCCGGACCCGCCTCCCCGACCGCCCCGGCGACGTCTACGGCGGCGCCCGCCGCGGGCGGTCCTCCTCCCGAAGCCTGGTCACGGTCGTCGGCGTCGTCGTCCTCCTGATCGCCGCGATCGCCTTCGCGAACCGTGGAGGGGATGATTCCTCTTCGGGGAACGGAGACAGCGACAAGGCGAAGACCTCACCTACGGCAGCGTCGGGGACCCGTCCGGTGGAGTCGAAGGCGGCGGGGATCCCGTCCGGGTTCGCGCAGAGCGAGCAGGGGGCGCAGAGCGCGGCGGCGAACTATGCGGTGGCGTTGGGTTCGACGGGGATGTTCAAGGCCGCCAGTCGGCACGACATCGTCAACAGCATCTACACGTCCGCTGCCGCCGGCCAGCTCCAGGGCCCGATGGACCAGGCGTACTCGGCCGACTTCCTCAGCAAGTTGGGGCTCGACGCGGACGGCAATCCGCCGAAGGGCAGCACGTTCGTCTCGCGCACGATCCCGGTGGGCACCAAGGTCCAGCAGTACGGCGGCACCGGCGCCAAGGTCTCGGTCTGGTACATGGGACTCATCGGCATGTCCGGACAGACCTCGACGGACCCCGTCAGCTCGACGTGGAAGACGTGGACCTTCGAGCTCCAGTGGGACAACGGCGACTGGAAGATCGTGACCGACTCCCAAAAGGACGGCCCCGCCCCTGTCCCGGGCGACGACAAGGCCGCGACCTCTGACGAGATCAGCAAGGCCATCGAGGAGTACGGAGGGTTCACGTATGCCCGGTAGCCGAAGCCGCGTCCTCAAGCTCACGGCCGTCGTCGCCGTCGTACAGAGCACGGCTGTCCTGCTCGCCACCCGTGCCGCCGCGGCGCCGACCCCGTCGCCGTCGCCGTCAAAGGACCCGTGCGGCCTCCTGATCGGTCCCGCCAAGCAGTACTGCAAGAGCGACAAGGGAAGCGGTGGCTCCGGCAGCACCACCGATCCCAGCCTCACGTCCACCCTCGACCCCCTCTCCTCCCTGGCAAAGGGCTGCGCCGACGCCGCCTCCTGGACCGTCGACAAGCTCTCCGCCGCAGTCAACGACACGGCGAACGTCGACTTCACGAACCCCAAGTTCCTGCAGCAGTACGCCGTCGTCTTCGCGGCGTCGACGATCCTGACCCTGCTCCTATGGCTGCTGGCGGTGGCCAAGAGGGCGGTGCGGGGCGTCCCGCTCACCACCGCGCTGTCGGAGGCGGTCGGGTTCCTGTGGCTGACGGTGCTGGCGTCGGCCTTCACTCCGCTGATCCTCTACACCGTCGTCTCGGCGACGGACGGAGTCACCGAGGTCCTCGCCAAGACCACCGGCAACCAGACGGACACCTTCTTCGGGACGTTCTCCGGCGCGCTGAACAAGGGCGAGGACATCGGCGGCGGCCCGATCATGCTGATCGTCGTGTCGCTGGTCTCGATCCTCGCGGCCGGAGTGCTTTGGCTGGAGCTCGTCATCCGGGCCGCACTGCTCTACGTCGGTGCCCTGCTCGGCACTGTCGTCTACGCGGGTCTGGTCGACAAGAACCTGTGGGGCCACGTCCGCCGCTGGGCGGGCATCATGATCGCGGTGATCCTGGTGAAGCCGGTCATCGTGATCGTGCTGGGGCTGGCGGGGGCGCTGTCCACCGACAACGGCCCCGACGCCTTCTCCGCCGTCGTCTCGGGCCTCGCCATCATCCTGCTCGCCATCTTCGCGAGCGCGATGATCTACCGCTTCGTCCCGGGCTTCGGCGACGAGATCGCGGGCTCCCGCAACAACCGCATCATGCAGGGCGCCGAGAGCAAGGCCGCGGCCGTGATCAGCTCCCCGGCCACCCTGGTCGCACAGGGCATCAAGACCCACAGCTCCCGCGCCGACAACAACGGCGGCGGAGGCGGCGGAGGCAACCAGCCCCGCCCCGCCAACCCGGCGTCCGGCGGTGTGGCCGCGCACAGCACTCGTACGCCGAACGGAGGCGGCGGATCTGTCCCCTCCGCCGCACCCCCACCGCGTACCAGCCCGGCCAACACCCCGCACGCGAGCAACACCCGCAACAGCAGTACCAACCGCACGGGAGGTGAAGGGCGTTGACGACCGAGTCCCACGTGTCCCATCCGGTCACGCCCCGCCGTACATATCTGATCGGCCGCGCCCGGCCGAACGCGATCGTCGGCCGGAATCGTGAATCCGGTGAGATCGCGCTGATCATCGCGGGCGCGTTCCTCGGCATGATGTGCGGCCTGCTCGTCCCCGTCCTGTCCCTGCGGATCGTGCTGCTGATGGGCTTCCCGCTCCTTGCGCTGGCCGCGGTGTACGTCCCGTACAAGCGCCGTACGTTCTACAAGTGGTTCGAGATCAACCGCAGTTACAAGCGGACCCTGCGCCAGGGGACGACGTACCGGTCGAACGTGATGGAGGCCGGTACGCGGCTCGACGGCCGTGAGATCGAGATCGGACCGCCACCCGGTATCGGCCGTATCTCGTGGCTCGCGGCGCCCTTCGGCCCGGACGAGATCGCCGTGCTCCTGCACGCCGACCGCCGTACGGTCACCGCGGCGATCGAGATCGAAGGCCCGGGCGTCGGACTGCGCGACAGCGAGGACCAGGAGGCCCTCGTCGACCGCTTCGGCACGCTCCTCAAGCATGTCGCGAACGGCGACGGCTTCGTGACCCGCCTGCAGATGCTCGCCCGCACGCTCCCCGCCGACCCGGATGCCCACGCCAAGGACGTCGCCGTACGAGGGGACGACCGGGCCCCCGGCTGGCTGCAGCAGTCGTACGACCAGCTCCAGTCCATGGTGTCCACGAGCAGCGAGCAGCACCGGGCGTACCTCGTCGCCTGCATGCACTACTCGCGCGAACTCGCCGCCGAGGCACAGGCGATGGCGCGGGCGGCGCGGCCCCAGGGCGGGAAGAAGCTGGACCGGGACGCCGGGCTCGCGGTCGTCATGGCGCGCGAGCTCACCGACATCTGCTCGCGGCTCCAGGAAGCCGACATCCGCGTACGGCAGCCGCTCGGTCAGGGGCGGCTCGCCTCCCTCGTGCACTCGATGTACGACCCCGACCACCCGATCGACCACATCCAGGCGATGACGAAACGGAACGCCTGGCCGGCGGAGCTGGACGCCATGGAGCCCACCTACCTCCAGGCGAAGACCCGCGAGTCCTCCACCCGCGCGCCCTGGTGCCACGCCACGGCCTGGGTGAAGGAATGGCCGATGACCCCGGTGGGCGTCAACTTCCTCGCCCCGCTGCTCGTCCACACCCCTGACG harbors:
- a CDS encoding serine protease; the protein is MKRTTRPPGTRRHALLGAVVLVAAVTSSSVAAADAGPGPLGVTVHAAVTAQSVRVGALFHGSGGHFCTASVVHSAGRDLIVTAAHCVDGGGTMRFAPGYRDGQAPYGYWEVAGTVVPEGWTSEQDEDTDVAFAVLAEKDGKNVEDAVGGGNVFAAGRATGSTAVTVTGYPSSLDTPITCTNKPTTHSRTQQRIVCPDFAGGTSGSPWVNGDGEVVGVIGGHQQGGDTDDVSYSVVFGNEVAALYRQAVMTGS
- a CDS encoding ATP-binding protein, whose product is MATVSPPWSYTLQLPHDPRAPGIARATLRTVLAAHGLTELASTAELLASELLANAHLHTNGPYALRIRSSDPDRLMVGVWDADPRVPPGFEKGAPVGVPPEDAEHGRGLHLVRACADAWGVSVLRELGASKGGKLLWAECQWGDLE
- a CDS encoding helix-turn-helix domain-containing protein yields the protein MRSNPTGRQLRFGSELRKLRERAGLNATEAGQLMGIKQTQVSNMEAGRVGVSAERVRTLACHYDCSDKDLIKALSDMTTERSRGWWEEYREILPGGLIDLAEMEQHATRLSAGITAHIPGLLQIHDHAREVFRQVVPELSPPDIEHRLSFRIKRQAVLFKDSPTPYRAVIHEAALRMQFGGPAVTRKQLQHILDMSERAHVTVQVIPFAVGAYPGSGQSILYAHGRVPQLDTVHLDQSHGSALIDAEAQLDKYRVLLERMEGIALGPRESREFIHTIAQDL
- a CDS encoding DUF397 domain-containing protein encodes the protein MPTATWQKSSYCGEGEACVHVAATASARIHLTESSDPTEAILTATPTAFRSLLRTLKNKEAHRG
- a CDS encoding DUF397 domain-containing protein; amino-acid sequence: MAEVPPNLTWERAAPPEATGPGPWIELAFGDNDLVYIRETSDPENVVTTTQKKWDAFVLGVQAGEFDHFVEGLENGGSAEPRP
- a CDS encoding peptidase S8, with protein sequence MRTAPPTPSSNRSSTRASWRRIGASAFATATLVFAGLGTAVHASAAPAAATKTAKSASSKVTWARSCATPKKKGEMACNALRVTGGITAFQKANAHADAVTPKAADAGSPSGYGPSDLQSAYGLADAASSNGSGETIAIVDAYDDPNAESDLAAYRSYYGLSDCTTDNGCFTKVSQTGSTTSLPTADSGWAGEISLDLDMASAICPNCNITLVEAKSSSMANLGTAVNEAVKLGAKYVSNSYGGSESSSDTTYDSSYFKHAGVAITVSAGDEGYGAEYPAASRYVTSVGGTALSTSSNSRGWAEKVWNTSSTEGTGSGCSSYDVKPSWQTDTGCSKRMIADVSAVADPATGVSVYDTYGDGTGWATYGGTSASAPIIAGVYALAGTPGSSDYPAQYPYNAAGTSALNDVTSGSNGSCTTSYFCTAKSGYDGPTGWGTPAGIDAFTG
- a CDS encoding peptidase S8, which encodes MRTSSPQRPSIRGRWRRVGAAAFGTAALVLAAFGNAGAADAKDSGVAKVTPHVSWTRACATPTKADVAACDAKRVTSGVTEYMAERAYAKGVTPKAADASTPSGFGPTDLQAAYGLTSAAASNGSGETIAIVDAYNDPNAEADLATYRSYYGLSACTTANGCFKKVSQTGSTTSLPRSDTGWSEEISLDLDMASAICPNCNILLVEAKSATMANLGTAVNEAVTLGAKYVSNSYGGSESSSDTSYDTSYFKHAGVAITVSAGDSGYGAEYPAASQYVTSVGGTALTKATSTTRGWTETVWKTSSTEGTGSGCSAYDTKPSWQTDAGCAKRTISDVSAVADPATGVAVYDSYGITAGWYTFGGTSASSPIIAGVYALAGTPSAGSYPAKFPYTAAGTAALNDVTSGNNGTCTTSYLCTATSGYDGPTGWGTPEGVAAFTG
- a CDS encoding SCO6880 family protein — its product is MTTESHVSHPVTPRRTYLIGRARPNAIVGRNRESGEIALIIAGAFLGMMCGLLVPVLSLRIVLLMGFPLLALAAVYVPYKRRTFYKWFEINRSYKRTLRQGTTYRSNVMEAGTRLDGREIEIGPPPGIGRISWLAAPFGPDEIAVLLHADRRTVTAAIEIEGPGVGLRDSEDQEALVDRFGTLLKHVANGDGFVTRLQMLARTLPADPDAHAKDVAVRGDDRAPGWLQQSYDQLQSMVSTSSEQHRAYLVACMHYSRELAAEAQAMARAARPQGGKKLDRDAGLAVVMARELTDICSRLQEADIRVRQPLGQGRLASLVHSMYDPDHPIDHIQAMTKRNAWPAELDAMEPTYLQAKTRESSTRAPWCHATAWVKEWPMTPVGVNFLAPLLVHTPDVIRTVAVTMDLEPTEVAIERMLTEKTNDEAEASRAAKMNRTVDPRDVASHNRLDQRGEDLASGAAGVNLVGYITVSARSPEALARDKRTIRASAGKSYLKLEWCDREHHRAFVNTLPFGTGIRR